Genomic DNA from uncultured Desulfuromusa sp.:
TTGAAGAATGGGTTGTTCTAGGAAACGCTCAATGTCAATAGAGAGCATATGTCCAGCTAGACAACAGCATCTATGCGCAAAACAATAAGCTTCTCGTTGACAACCTTCCAGTGAATTTCGTAGCGATCAAAAAGGACTCTATAGCCCTGTAAATCTTCTGTTCTACGGCGATAGGCAGGGCGTGGATCAAGACTGAACGTTTCCCGAAGCATCACCTCCAGCCCTGGAGTCTCGTTTTGCCATTGATTCAACTGCTCCCGGGCAACCTCGCTAAATTCGACCTCTAAGACTGCTTTCGGAGTCTCTTCAGCAAAACCTCCGCGAGCCGTCGGGATGCTGTCACCGTAAGGGATATAGGGCTTGATATCGAGGATCGGTGTCCCATCAATGAGGTCCGCCCCTTCCACCTGCAACGAAACATTCCCTTTATCGACATGAATCTCAAGCAATTTTACCGGGGATAATCCAACCGGATTCGGTCTAAAAGGGGATCTGGAAGCATAGACCCCGACCCTTTGATTTCCTCCCAATCGAGGGGGGCGAACGGTCGGTTTCCAACCCTTCTGCCAATTCTGGTGAAACAGAAAAATTAACCAGAGGTGGCTGAACCCTTCTAAGCCACGAACCGCTTGAGGGGTAGCAAAACCGGGATAAAAGTCAATCAGGGCATGAACCGAAGGAGTTAACCCAGGTTGCCTGGGGGTCGCAAATTTTTCTTTAAACGGGGTCCGGATCACTGCGATTGGCTCTAATGGATAATTCATTCTAACTCGCCTTTGATTTTAGCGGTTGTATTGCAGCAGTTCGACCGCTTCTGCTGCTCAGCCAGACACCACAAAAAACCAATCCACACGCCAGCCATTGTGACGGATTCAGCTGATCACCCAGAATAATCATTCCCAGAATTACCCCAAATACCGGAATCAGATTAACATACCCGGCAGCACGGCTGGCAGAGATCCGGCTCACGCCATAATTAAAACAACCATAGGCACCAAAGGTGATCATCGTTCCCAGATAGAGAACCGCCAGAGCTGGAGCCAGATCCCAATGGATAGTCCAACTGACTTCGGGAAGCAGAAGAAAGGGGAAAAAGAACAGAGTCCCGACAAAGGCTTGAAGCGCCGTGATGAACAGCGGTGGATAATTGCTGCTCAAACGCTTTAGAGAAACTGTATATGCTGCGGCACAGACCATCGCCATAAATTCAAAAAAGTTTCCCAGCAATGGATTCGGAGCATTCGTACTGGCTTCACTGGCCAGACTCAACCAGCAAGCACCGCCAATTGCCAAACAAAACCCCGCCAGAGTTTGTTGACTGATCTTCTCCTTCAGCCAGCTCCAGGCCAGGATTGCCACGAGCAAAGGCATCATCGCCGTAATCATTCCCGCTTGGGATGCGCTGGTTAATTCCAACGCCTTCGCTTCAAAAGTAAAATACAGACAGGGTTCGCAGATCACCATAATCAGCAGGTATTTTATATCCTGACGGCGCCAGCTGATTTTACGGAAAGAGGGGATAAAAACAACAAAACAGAGACTGGCAATCAACATCCGTCCGAACATCACCTGCATTGGGTGGAAACCCTGAAAAGCAATTTTCAGAGCGACAAAAGAACTGGCCCAGAGCAACATCGCCATAATCAGGCTGAACGATGGCAGCAAGTTGTAAGTTTTATCGGTCAAGAGAAACTCCATAGGTCAAAAAGGAACCTAAGATAAGCTGATAAGGTTCTGGATGCTAGAAAAATCGAAGGTCAGCATCCTCTCGTGTTTTTCCGGACAGGGAGCGATCAAAATGGTGGGGAAAATCGAATCGACACAACATTGGTACGGTTATGGCCGTATTCATGCTTAATGGAGTCATGTTATTCTTGTGGATAATTTAATAGCGAGAATCCTCCTGGCACAATGACTTCTGAAAACTTTGAAGTTTTGGGCCCTGAAAGTTTTTACTCTTTTTAACAAATTTATCGATACACTTCAGATGAAATTTGGATCGCTATTAACCATCGACAAAAGGGTAAATCATGAGTAGTCGTGCTGCAAAAATAACGATCCTAGCGGTCATTATTGTTCTCGTTATAAGTTTTTTTGTTTTTGACCTGGGACAATATCTGACTCTGGACTATCTCAAAAACCAACAGCAGATATTTAACGATTATTATCTGCACAACCGGTTTTCGACTCTTCTGATCTATTTTGTGATCTACATTGTCGTGACTGCTCTGTCTTTGCCTGGAGCAGTGGTGATGACTCTTGCCGGAGGTGCGTTGTTCGGTTTGTGGCCTGCTCTGATTGTCGTCAGCTTTGCCAGTAGCATTGGTGCCACTCTGGCGTTTCTGGTTTCCCGCTTTTTGCTCCGCGATTGGGTCCAGCACAAATTCGGTGATAAATTACAGGCCATCAATGAAGGGATAGAAAAAGAAGGGGCTTTTTATCTGTTCTCTCTAAGGCTGGTTCCCCTTTTCCCTTTTTTCGTCATCAACCTGGTCATGGGGTTGACCCCGCTCAAAACCTCTCTTTATTACATCGTCAGCCAGATCGGCATGCTGGCCGGAACTTTTGTTTTCGTCAATGCCGGCACCCAACTCGGACAATTGGAAAGCGCCGGGGGAATTCTTTCTCCCGAACTGTTGATCTCATTTGCACTGCTTGGTGTTTTCCCACTGGTTGCCAAGCGAATTCTTGGTCTCTTTCAAGCACGTAAAGTCTTCGCCGGTTACCAGAAGCCCCAGAAGTTCGACTACAATCTTGTGGTTCTGGGCGCCGGAAGTGGCGGTTTGGTCAGCTCCTATATCGCTGCAACGGTCAAGGCAAAAGTCGCGTTGATTGAAAAACACAAAATGGGGGGCGATTGCCTCAATACCGGCTGCGTCCCAAGCAAAGCTTTGTTGCGCAGTGCCAAGATGCTTTCCTATGCCAAACGGGCCAAAGAATTCGGTTTTGAAACGACCAAGGTTGATTTTGATTTTGCTCAAGTAATGGAGCGGGTCCAACAAAAAATTGCTCAAATTGAGCCGCATGATTCCATCGACCGCTATACCAGCCTGGGCGTTGAGGTCATAGAAGGGGAAGCAAAGATCAGCTCTCCGTGGACGGTGACAGTCAAAGGAAAGGTTCTCACGACAAAGAGTATAATCATTGCAACCGGAGCCAAGCCGTTTGTGCCGCCGATCAAGGGATTGGATCAAATCAACTATCTGACGTCAGACAATTTGTGGTCACTACGTGAGTTGCCGAAAAAGCTGGTTGTTCTGGGTGGTGGCCCGATCGGCAGTGAGATGACTCAGGCCTTTGCCCGATTGGGAAGTCACGTCACCCAGATTGAAATGGCCTCCCGGATTGTCGCGCGGGAAGATCCGGAGGTGGGGGAATATCTGCAGCAGCAATTTACCTCTGAAGGGATTCAGGTTCTGACCCAACACCGGGCTCAAGAAGTGCGGATAGAGAACGATCAAAAGTGGCTGGTGTGTGAACATCAAGGAGAAACAGTAGAAATCGAATTCGACCAGATTCTGATCGCCGTTGGTCGCCAAGCCAATGTCACCGGATTCGGATTGGAAGAACTCGGGGTGAAAATCAGTCCACGCGGAACAGTTTCCAGCAATCCTTTCCTGCAAACCAATTTTCCCAATATTTTCTGTGCCGGAGACGTCACTGGCCCCTACCAGTTTACCCATACTGCCGCACATCAGGCCTGGTATGCGGCCGTCAACGCTTTATTTGGGCAGTTCAAAAGCTTTAAAGTCGATAACCGGGTGATTCCATGGTGCACTTTCACTGATGCCGAAGTTGCCAGAGTCGGTCTCAATGAAACCGAGGCTCAGGAGCAGAACATTCCATTTGAAGTCACGCGCTACGGGATTGATGATCTGGACCGAGCCATTGCGGACAGCGAAGATCACGGTTGGGTTAAAATCCTCACCAAACCCGGCACAGATAAGATTCTCGGAGTGACAATTGTCGGTTCCCATGCTGGAGACCTGCTGGCGGAATATGTTCTGGCTATGAAATATAAACTCGGTCTGAATAAAATTCTCGGCACGATTCATACTTATCCCACATTGGCCGAGATGAACAAATTTGCAGCCGGAGAATGGAAAAAAGCTCATGCCCCGGAAAAACTTCTCGCCTGGATAGAAAAATATCATACCTGGCGACGAGGGTAGCTTTTGACCAACATAAAACAGCAGAAAAAGGCCGTTGCGCTGCCCGGATAAGAATCAGACCGATAAATAACGGGTCTTGATCTCTTCATTCTCCTGTAACTCTGCACGGGTCCCGGAAAACCGGATCAGGCCCTTGTCGATCACATAACCACGATCGGATATTTCCAGAGCAAAATGGGCATTCTGTTCTGCTAAAAGGATCGGGAAATACTGTTTCAGGTCACTGATAATCTCACCCAGCTGTTCAACAATGACGGGGGCTAATCCCTCACAGGGCTCATCCAGCAACAACATCTTCGGTTGTCCGGCCAAGGCGCGGGCAATAGCCACCATTTGTTGCTCGCCACCACTCAATTCTCCCCCTTTTCGGTGCCTGAATTTATCCAGCAGGGGAAAAATTGAGAATAAATCGTCAATACTCCAACGAGTCTCAACAGCATCGTTAAAAGAAACTTCAAAATTCTCCTGAACGGTGAGTTCGGAAAAAATACGCCGATCTTCGGGTACGTAGGCAAGACCAAGACGAACGTTCTTGAACACGGTTTGTCTGGAAATATCCTTATCAAGAAACCTGATTGACCCTTGACGCGGGTGATTATAGCCCATGATGCTTTTCATCGTTGTTGATTTACCGGCACCGTTACGGCCAAGCAGGCAGACAATTTCACCGCTCATGACTTCCAGATCAACACCTTGAAGAATGTAACTGTCATCGTAATAGGTATGGATATCTTCAACATTAAGCATGGACTTTTCTCCCCAGATAGGCTTCTTGAACCTGTTCATTGGTATGAATGTCTTGCGGGCTTCCCTGGGCAAGAAGATGGCCCTGATGAAGAACATAGATTTTTTCAGCCAGTGAAAAAACCACCTTCATGTCATGCTCAGTTATAAAGAATGTTGTGCCTGAATCCTTTGCCAGTTTTTTGATCAGGTTGATCATGTTTTCAGTTTCTTCGGGATTCATTCCCGCCGTTGGTTCATCCAGAAGGACAACACTTGGATCGCGGGCCAGGACGATTGCCATTTCAACCAGACGCTTATCCCCGTAGGCCAGATTGGCAACAATCTGGTCAGCTCGATGCACCAACCCAACCTGCTCTAACGTATGGAGAGCTTTTTCTGTAATATGCTTATCTTTAAAAACGTTGCCATAAGGTTTAAAATGCTTATTCTGCTGCACAATCAACGGGCTGAAAACATTTTCAGCAACAGTGAGTTCTGCAAAAATATTCGTTATTTGAAAGGAACGACACATCCCTTTATCAACAACCTGATGTGACGGCAGTCCGGTTATATCTTCACCATTAAGCAACACTTTGCCTTTTGTCGGGGGGAATTTGCCCGAGATCGCATTGTAAAAAGTGGTTTTCCCCGCACCATTCGGACCGATCAATGCCGACATTTCCCCTTTTCCTATCGCCAGGGAAATATCATCTATAACTTTAAATTTACCGTATGAGTGCCCGAGATTTTCTATGCGTAAAACAGCCTCAGAATTCATTTTTCACCCCGTTTGAAATACTTATTGCGCAGGGTCCCGAAAACGCCCTGGGGAAAGAAAAGAACGATAGGAATAAGAACCACTCCCAGAAAGAGCATCCAATTTTCAGTGTATTGGATAATCACCTGCTCAAGAATAAAAAAGATTCCGGCACCAAAAAGTGGCCCCAAGAAAACACTGCTCCCACCAATAATAGACATAATGACGGGCTTGGCTGAAAAGCTCCAGTGCATGAATTCCGGGGTGGCCATGTTGTTAAACAGACAGAACAGCACTCCGGACAGACCGGTGAAAGCTCCGGAAACAGCAAAAGCAACAATCCGCAAGATCTTGACGTTACCCCCGACGAAAGCCACTCGTTGTTTGTTTTCGCGCATTGCTTTCAGGACCAGGCCAAAAGGAGAATGAACAATCATCCAAAGCAGAATAATACCGATCAGAACGGTGACAAAAATCAAATAGTACATGTTAATGGGAGCATAAAAAGTCAACTGGTTGCCAAACAGATTCAGACTTGGCAAAGCAAAAACCGGCAAACCATCGCTGCCGCCGGTGACCTCCAGCCAGTTATGAGCAATGGAGAAAAACAGCATACCGAAGCCCAGAGTAATCATGGCGAAAAAGATTTCATCCAGTTTGACTGAAAAGAAACCAACGACCAGTGCAGTCATTAACGCCACCAGCATCCCGACCAAAAGAATCAATAGCAGGTTCTGATAACCTGCCTGAAGCATCAATGCGGCACTATAAGCACCAAGCCCAAAAAACGCCCCCTGTCCGAATGAGAGTAACCCCGTATATCCAAGAAGCAAATTAAAACTGATCGCCATTAACCCCATGATCAAAATTTCTGAAAGAATCATTGTCCAGTATACAGGAATAACCAGTGGCGCCAGCAGTAGAATCAGGGTCAGCAAAGCCGGGCCAAGCAGATTATGGCGCTGTGCTACATTCATGCTCAGACTCCTTTCCGAAACAGGCCATTGGGTTTGACCAATAAAATGACCGCCAGGAGAATGTAAGGAAGAGCCATCTGAGCCCGTCCCGCAAAACCGGGTCCGAATGATTCCAGAAATCCAAGCAGCAGAGCCCCAACCAAAGCTCCGGGAAAGCTCCCCATGCCACCAACAACTACAACAATGAAACTTTCAATAATGATTTTTTCACCCATTGACGGATTGAGACTCTGCAGCGGTGCTGCCAAAGCTCCTCCAAATGCAGCCAACCAGGTCCCTAACGCGAACACCATCGTATAGATCAATGGCACATTGATACCGACACCTTCAGCCATAATGTTATCAAAAGAGGCCGCACGAATGATTTTTCCCCATTTGGTAAAGTGAAAAAAAGACCAGAGCAAAAGCCCGATCAATGGCCCGATGACAATCAAAAAGAAGCGATAAACAGGGTAGTCCTGGCCGGCAATACTCATAATCCCACTGAGAATGGCCGGAGGATCAACGACAAAGTAGCCGGACCCCCAAAGCATCCGCACGGCATCATCCAGAACCAGCAAAACAGCAAAGGTCAACAGCAGTTGGTAGGAAACATCCCGGTCATAGACACGTTTGAGCAGGAACTTTTCGATAAGAACACCAATGATGACAGCACACAGTGGTCCCACAAACAGACCAAACCAGAAGGAATCAAAATATTGCATGGCCTGCATGCACAGGTAAGCCCCAAGCATAAACAGAGAACCATGGGCAAAATTCAAAACCCCCATGACACCAAAAACGGTCGACAGGCCGACAGCAATAAGAAACAACAGCA
This window encodes:
- a CDS encoding ABC transporter ATP-binding protein, translating into MLNVEDIHTYYDDSYILQGVDLEVMSGEIVCLLGRNGAGKSTTMKSIMGYNHPRQGSIRFLDKDISRQTVFKNVRLGLAYVPEDRRIFSELTVQENFEVSFNDAVETRWSIDDLFSIFPLLDKFRHRKGGELSGGEQQMVAIARALAGQPKMLLLDEPCEGLAPVIVEQLGEIISDLKQYFPILLAEQNAHFALEISDRGYVIDKGLIRFSGTRAELQENEEIKTRYLSV
- a CDS encoding branched-chain amino acid ABC transporter permease translates to MDILLLNLLNGLSWGMLLFLIAVGLSTVFGVMGVLNFAHGSLFMLGAYLCMQAMQYFDSFWFGLFVGPLCAVIIGVLIEKFLLKRVYDRDVSYQLLLTFAVLLVLDDAVRMLWGSGYFVVDPPAILSGIMSIAGQDYPVYRFFLIVIGPLIGLLLWSFFHFTKWGKIIRAASFDNIMAEGVGINVPLIYTMVFALGTWLAAFGGALAAPLQSLNPSMGEKIIIESFIVVVVGGMGSFPGALVGALLLGFLESFGPGFAGRAQMALPYILLAVILLVKPNGLFRKGV
- a CDS encoding DMT family transporter yields the protein MTDKTYNLLPSFSLIMAMLLWASSFVALKIAFQGFHPMQVMFGRMLIASLCFVVFIPSFRKISWRRQDIKYLLIMVICEPCLYFTFEAKALELTSASQAGMITAMMPLLVAILAWSWLKEKISQQTLAGFCLAIGGACWLSLASEASTNAPNPLLGNFFEFMAMVCAAAYTVSLKRLSSNYPPLFITALQAFVGTLFFFPFLLLPEVSWTIHWDLAPALAVLYLGTMITFGAYGCFNYGVSRISASRAAGYVNLIPVFGVILGMIILGDQLNPSQWLACGLVFCGVWLSSRSGRTAAIQPLKSKAS
- a CDS encoding ABC transporter ATP-binding protein; the encoded protein is MNSEAVLRIENLGHSYGKFKVIDDISLAIGKGEMSALIGPNGAGKTTFYNAISGKFPPTKGKVLLNGEDITGLPSHQVVDKGMCRSFQITNIFAELTVAENVFSPLIVQQNKHFKPYGNVFKDKHITEKALHTLEQVGLVHRADQIVANLAYGDKRLVEMAIVLARDPSVVLLDEPTAGMNPEETENMINLIKKLAKDSGTTFFITEHDMKVVFSLAEKIYVLHQGHLLAQGSPQDIHTNEQVQEAYLGRKVHA
- a CDS encoding branched-chain amino acid ABC transporter permease, producing the protein MNVAQRHNLLGPALLTLILLLAPLVIPVYWTMILSEILIMGLMAISFNLLLGYTGLLSFGQGAFFGLGAYSAALMLQAGYQNLLLILLVGMLVALMTALVVGFFSVKLDEIFFAMITLGFGMLFFSIAHNWLEVTGGSDGLPVFALPSLNLFGNQLTFYAPINMYYLIFVTVLIGIILLWMIVHSPFGLVLKAMRENKQRVAFVGGNVKILRIVAFAVSGAFTGLSGVLFCLFNNMATPEFMHWSFSAKPVIMSIIGGSSVFLGPLFGAGIFFILEQVIIQYTENWMLFLGVVLIPIVLFFPQGVFGTLRNKYFKRGEK
- the tsaA gene encoding tRNA (N6-threonylcarbamoyladenosine(37)-N6)-methyltransferase TrmO, with product MNYPLEPIAVIRTPFKEKFATPRQPGLTPSVHALIDFYPGFATPQAVRGLEGFSHLWLIFLFHQNWQKGWKPTVRPPRLGGNQRVGVYASRSPFRPNPVGLSPVKLLEIHVDKGNVSLQVEGADLIDGTPILDIKPYIPYGDSIPTARGGFAEETPKAVLEVEFSEVAREQLNQWQNETPGLEVMLRETFSLDPRPAYRRRTEDLQGYRVLFDRYEIHWKVVNEKLIVLRIDAVV
- a CDS encoding FAD-dependent oxidoreductase: MSSRAAKITILAVIIVLVISFFVFDLGQYLTLDYLKNQQQIFNDYYLHNRFSTLLIYFVIYIVVTALSLPGAVVMTLAGGALFGLWPALIVVSFASSIGATLAFLVSRFLLRDWVQHKFGDKLQAINEGIEKEGAFYLFSLRLVPLFPFFVINLVMGLTPLKTSLYYIVSQIGMLAGTFVFVNAGTQLGQLESAGGILSPELLISFALLGVFPLVAKRILGLFQARKVFAGYQKPQKFDYNLVVLGAGSGGLVSSYIAATVKAKVALIEKHKMGGDCLNTGCVPSKALLRSAKMLSYAKRAKEFGFETTKVDFDFAQVMERVQQKIAQIEPHDSIDRYTSLGVEVIEGEAKISSPWTVTVKGKVLTTKSIIIATGAKPFVPPIKGLDQINYLTSDNLWSLRELPKKLVVLGGGPIGSEMTQAFARLGSHVTQIEMASRIVAREDPEVGEYLQQQFTSEGIQVLTQHRAQEVRIENDQKWLVCEHQGETVEIEFDQILIAVGRQANVTGFGLEELGVKISPRGTVSSNPFLQTNFPNIFCAGDVTGPYQFTHTAAHQAWYAAVNALFGQFKSFKVDNRVIPWCTFTDAEVARVGLNETEAQEQNIPFEVTRYGIDDLDRAIADSEDHGWVKILTKPGTDKILGVTIVGSHAGDLLAEYVLAMKYKLGLNKILGTIHTYPTLAEMNKFAAGEWKKAHAPEKLLAWIEKYHTWRRG